The window CGAAGCTGAGCGCCAGCAGCGCGGCCAGATCGGCGCGGATGATGATCAGCATTACGCCCGCCGCCGCCAGCGTCACCCCGACGATCTGGGCAAGGCGCGGGCGCACGCGGAACAACATCAGATCGAACAGCAGCACCAGTGCCGGGATCGCCGCCTGTATCAGCAATGCATTGGTGGCGGTGGTGTAGCGCAGGCCCGAATAGAGAAAGGCGTTGAACGAGGCGACGCCGATCGTGCCCAGCAGCAAGATCGGCCGCCAGTGACGCCGCGCCGCCGGCCAGTCCGCCACCAGACGGCGATGGCCGATCGCGAGCAGGATTAGGCAGGCCCCGGTCCAGCGGCAGAACGCCAGCGTGAAGGGCGGGATATCGGCGTGGATCGCGCGCGCGACGATCGAATTGCCCGCCCAGAGCAGGGTGACGAGCACCAGCATCGCATAGGTGCGCAGCGGAGAGGTCTGTTCCATCACGGCCGGGCGAAGGCCCGTCAGAGCCCCATCAACGCAGCAACGAACCAGCGGCCTTCGGCACGCAGGACATTCCACATGCGCGCAGCGGCGCGGCTGTCCATCACCTCGACACCGATGCCGACCGCATCGATGAATATGGGCGACGGGCGGCGCAGGGTCGGCCCGGTGCCGAGCAGGAGGAATTCGGGGGTCGGATCGCCCGAGAGGACGCCCTGCAGATCATCGACGCTGAGCGTATCGACGCCCGCCGGATTCCAGTCGACCGCGCTGGTCGGGGTCAGCAGCACCCCGCCGGGAACGATGCGATCCTCGATCCGAAACGCCGTCCCCGAAAAGCCGCGGATGATCGGCCCGGTTGAGGGCTGTTCGCGTTCGAAGCTGACCATCTGAAGGTCCGCGCCCTTAGGAGCGCGGCCCCACGCGTTCGGCGCCCGCCGACTTGGACGACGCCTTCTTGTCGAACTTCTGCGGCTCCAGCCCCAGCGAGATCAGCAGCGACGACGACACATAGACCGACGAATAGGTGCCGACGATGATGCCGAGCAGCATGGCGGCGGTGAAGCCGCGCAGCACGTGCCCGCCGAAGATCAGCAGCGCGCCGAGCGCCAGCATGATCGTGACCGAGGTCATCACCGTGCGCGGCAGCGTTTCGTTCACCGACAGATCGATGAGCGATTTCATATCCATCTGCCGATATTTGCGCATGTTTTCGCGGATACGATCGTCGATCACCATCTTGTCGTTGATCGAATAGCCGATGATCGTGAGGACGGCGGCGACGATGTTGAGATCGAACTCCATCTGCGTGATCGCGAAGAAGCCGAGCGTCATCAGCACGTCGTGGACGACGGCGACCGCGGTCGACACGCCGAACTGCCATTCGTAGCGGAACCACGAAAAGACGGCCATGCCGAGCACCGCGAGCACCACGGCGAGCAGGCCGTTTTGGATCAGTTCGTCCGAAACCTTGCCCGAGACGGTGTCGTAGCGGGGGAAGGTGACGCCGGGATATTCCTTCTTCAGCGAATCCGAGACTTTGGCGACGACCTTGTTGGTGGCGCCCTCATCACTCGATTCGGGAAGCGGCAGGCGGATCGAAACGCTCTTGGGATCGCCGAACTGCTGCAGCGTGGTCTGCCCAACGCCGAGGCTGTCGACATTCGCACGGACGGCTTCGAGCGGCGGCGGCCCGGTGAATTTCGCCTCGACCATCAGGCCGCCGACGAAGTCGACGCCCAGATTGAGGCCGCGCAGGCCGACCGCGGCGATCGACGCGACCGTGAGCAAAGCCGTCAGGATGAAGGCGATGTGGCGGACCCGGACGAAGCCGATATTGGTGTTGTCGGGGACGAGCTTGAGAAAAGGCATCTGAGCAGCCCCTTACACGTTCAGCGTGGTCGGCCGCGCCTTGCGCAGCCAGAGGGCGACGAGCATCCGCGTGAAGACCACGGCGGTGAACACCGAGGTCGCGATGCCGATCAGCAGCACGATCGCGAAGCCCTTGATCTGGCCCGAGCCGAGCACGAACATGATCAGGCCGACGATCGCGTGGGTCACGTTCGCTTCGAAAATCGTGCGCGACGCTTCCTTATAGCCGAGTTCGACCGCCTGGACCGGGGTGCGGCCACGGCGATATTCCTCACGCATGCGTTCGTTGATCAGCACGTTGGCGTCGACCGCAGCGCCGATCGTCAGCACGAAGCCGGCGATGCCCGGCAGCGTCAGCGTCGCGTTGAGCAGCGCCATCACGCCGACGATCACGAACACGTTAATGATCACCGCGAGGTTCGCGTAGATGCCGAAGCGGCCATAAGCGGCCCACATGAACAGCACGACCGCAAGAACCGCGATCGCCGAGGCGACCGTGCCCGCCTTGATCGAATCGGCGCCCATTTCGGGGCCGACCGTGCGTTCCTCGACCACCTTCAGCGCGACGGGCAGCTTGCCCGAACGCAGCGCGATCGCGAGCTGATTGGCGCTCTCCACGGTGAAGCGGCCCGAAATGCGCGCCTGCCCGCCCAGGATCGGTTCGTTGATGTTCGGCGCGGAAATGACCTTGCCGTCCAACACCATCGCGAACGGCTTGCCGGTATTTTCCTGCGTCACGCGCGCGAACTTGCGGCCGCCTTCGCTGTTGAAGGTGATATTGACGATCGCTTCGTTAGTCTGCTGATCGAAGCCCTGCTGGGCATTGATCAGTTCATCGCCGCTGATCAGCACGCGACGCTTGAGCGCGATGACGGGGGTGCCGCCGGGATTGTCCGGATAGGGCACGATTTCGCTGCCCACCGGCGCACGGCCCGATGCGAGCTGTTCGGGCGAAGCCGATTGATCGACCAGCTTGAATTCGAGCTTCGCGGTCTTGCCCAGCAGCGCCTTGAGCGCGGAGGGATCCTGAAGGCCCGGCACCTGCACGATGATGCGATCCGCGCCCTGGCGGATGATCGTCGGTTCCTTGGTGCCCAGTTCGTCGATGCGCTTACGAACCACCTCGGTCGCGACGTCCATCGCGCTGTTGGTGGCGGCCTTGAGGCCGGAATCGGTGGGCGTCAGCACGATGCGGGTCGAATCGACGACCGCGA is drawn from Sphingomonas crocodyli and contains these coding sequences:
- a CDS encoding DMT family transporter, with protein sequence MEQTSPLRTYAMLVLVTLLWAGNSIVARAIHADIPPFTLAFCRWTGACLILLAIGHRRLVADWPAARRHWRPILLLGTIGVASFNAFLYSGLRYTTATNALLIQAAIPALVLLFDLMLFRVRPRLAQIVGVTLAAAGVMLIIIRADLAALLALSFGRGDVLVLGGVVAWALYTALLRKRPPIDPVSLVILTFVIGAICMLPFAIVEWRTEIVRLTPAVLGGITYVAIFPSVIAYFLFNRAVAEIGPAAAGQTISLQPLFGAVLAAILLGEALHGFHFAGMVLILAGIIIPLLGARRT
- a CDS encoding MTH938/NDUFAF3 family protein codes for the protein MVSFEREQPSTGPIIRGFSGTAFRIEDRIVPGGVLLTPTSAVDWNPAGVDTLSVDDLQGVLSGDPTPEFLLLGTGPTLRRPSPIFIDAVGIGVEVMDSRAAARMWNVLRAEGRWFVAALMGL
- the secF gene encoding protein translocase subunit SecF codes for the protein MPFLKLVPDNTNIGFVRVRHIAFILTALLTVASIAAVGLRGLNLGVDFVGGLMVEAKFTGPPPLEAVRANVDSLGVGQTTLQQFGDPKSVSIRLPLPESSDEGATNKVVAKVSDSLKKEYPGVTFPRYDTVSGKVSDELIQNGLLAVVLAVLGMAVFSWFRYEWQFGVSTAVAVVHDVLMTLGFFAITQMEFDLNIVAAVLTIIGYSINDKMVIDDRIRENMRKYRQMDMKSLIDLSVNETLPRTVMTSVTIMLALGALLIFGGHVLRGFTAAMLLGIIVGTYSSVYVSSSLLISLGLEPQKFDKKASSKSAGAERVGPRS
- the secD gene encoding protein translocase subunit SecD, with the protein product MLDFPRWKVLSIVIALAIGVLLAIPSLIPEGDAARYGLGGMPRINLGLDLSGGSHLMLEADTVDLAKNNVARMEEQVRAEMRRGDTKIAIGDISTTGGRLSFFVRDGAQVDAAVERLRTLTQPAGMTGQRDWNVAVVDSTRIVLTPTDSGLKAATNSAMDVATEVVRKRIDELGTKEPTIIRQGADRIIVQVPGLQDPSALKALLGKTAKLEFKLVDQSASPEQLASGRAPVGSEIVPYPDNPGGTPVIALKRRVLISGDELINAQQGFDQQTNEAIVNITFNSEGGRKFARVTQENTGKPFAMVLDGKVISAPNINEPILGGQARISGRFTVESANQLAIALRSGKLPVALKVVEERTVGPEMGADSIKAGTVASAIAVLAVVLFMWAAYGRFGIYANLAVIINVFVIVGVMALLNATLTLPGIAGFVLTIGAAVDANVLINERMREEYRRGRTPVQAVELGYKEASRTIFEANVTHAIVGLIMFVLGSGQIKGFAIVLLIGIATSVFTAVVFTRMLVALWLRKARPTTLNV